GGTATTAAAGGAGGGTGTATCTTTCCCCCTGAGTTTAAAGGAAGAAACTGTTCCAGCAGTGGCAAAGACAGTTTCATGAACTATCCATGTATGGGGAACATGTTTATGACCTGACAGGACCAGATCAGCATTATTTTCAATTAGGGACATTAATATATCACCAGCATCACTTAAAACATTTCTTTCACGACCTGTACGGGGAACAGGAATAATATGATGATGTAATGCAATAATTTTGAATAAACCTTCATTTGATGCCGTTTTCATGGCATCTTCCATGAAACTCTGCTGTGATCTACCCACCTTACCAAAGTTAAGATCAGGTTCACTACTATCCAGTCCAATTACTTTGAATCCGTGATTTTTAACCTTGAGTGTACCGTATCTCTCTTTAATAATTTCCTCAAAGCAAATGTTTCCCAAATGGCGGGAATCATGGTTTCCAGGCACCACTAAAAGTGGTGTTTTGAACTGTTCCAAGTATTCTGCTGCCTGTTTTAACTCATTATAATACCCATTATCGGATAGATCGCCGGTGACAATTGTGGCATCAACTTCCATCTCGTTGATTCTGTCAATGGCATCCAGGAGCAGCTCCTCACGAAAGGCCAGTGCCCCCACATGCATGTCAGAGAGATGGGCAATAAGTGCCATTTAACTTAACCTCAAGATAGCCTCAGCTAGATCCCCACCAGTTTCTTCCAGGGCTTTCCTGGCTTCTTCCGGGCTGACGCCGGCCTGGGTAGCAACTAAGTCCACATCATCATCTGGTATTACAAGTTCAGTTTCAATTGCTCTTTCCTTGCTTTTTCCAGATATCTGGTAGGTATCCTGACCCATGAAATTCATCAAGTTAACCTTGGGATTAGTGATTACCAGTTCTTTATTTTTAAATTTAATGATTACTTCAGTGACACCTTTAACATCTTTCGTGTCCATGCCCATTTGTTTCATGGCTCTCTGCATCTGTTTTAGTTGTTTGGGGTTCATTCCTGCGCTGGGTAACATTACAAGCCTCCTTTTCTTGTCTTTACAGCTTGACCTGTGTTAAAATCAAGTATCTCTTTTCCATTTAATATTGACTTTCCGAAGGCCAGGAGTTGGTCTTCAGCATTCACTATCAATACTTCTTCCTTTGCATGGATATCTATATCACAATTTATAACGAATTTAGCAAATATACTTTTTCCTTCCCGGGCAAATGGTTCTGCATCTTCATTTACCACCACCCTGTTTTTGGGGTAGGGGAGGTATCGGTGCAATCTGCGAGCACCTTCCCTTGCCAGGACGAAAACACCATCACTGGCCCTTAAAGTGGCAATAAGTTCTTCACCATCATAAACATGACGTATTTTACCGGTTTTCCTGCTTTTAACAATTTTAAGATCTCCATTAAAAAGACCTTCCCCTGCACCCACTCCGAACTGGTAATCAGCAATCATTTTTATTCTTTCCTGCTCATTTACCACTATATTTAAGGTTTGAGGAAAATGGTATTCCTCCATTGAATGTGTTGTGTTGAGGGAAAATGTTTCGGCTACTTCTCCAC
The genomic region above belongs to Methanobacterium sp. Maddingley MBC34 and contains:
- a CDS encoding putative phosphohydrolase: MALIAHLSDMHVGALAFREELLLDAIDRINEMEVDATIVTGDLSDNGYYNELKQAAEYLEQFKTPLLVVPGNHDSRHLGNICFEEIIKERYGTLKVKNHGFKVIGLDSSEPDLNFGKVGRSQQSFMEDAMKTASNEGLFKIIALHHHIIPVPRTGRERNVLSDAGDILMSLIENNADLVLSGHKHVPHTWIVHETVFATAGTVSSFKLRGKDTPSFNTINIDEEHIDILLNTANGETHPLAKYENRCR
- a CDS encoding Nascent polypeptide associated complex NAC (PFAM: NAC domain; UBA/TS-N domain~TIGRFAM: alpha-NAC-related protein) — encoded protein: MLPSAGMNPKQLKQMQRAMKQMGMDTKDVKGVTEVIIKFKNKELVITNPKVNLMNFMGQDTYQISGKSKERAIETELVIPDDDVDLVATQAGVSPEEARKALEETGGDLAEAILRLS